The following is a genomic window from Prunus persica cultivar Lovell chromosome G7, Prunus_persica_NCBIv2, whole genome shotgun sequence.
GGTCACCCCACTTCTAATTAGCTCCCTAAATGTTGCAAAACCATTAGTAAAATCACCAACATTTACAAACCCACCAACCATTACACTCCAAGTCACTGAATCTCTCTCCCCCATCCCACCAAACAGAGCATAAGCATCACCCAAAACTCTACGCTGGGCATACATGTAAAGCAGCTTGTTTGCAACAGTGAGATTTTGGAGCATCCCATTGACAACCACTTGGGCATGGACTTCTCTAATGTGGGAGATGTTTCTAGAGCTGAGCAGGGCAGTGACATAGAATTTCGGCCGAGAGCGTGACAAGAGAGGCTGCGGTTCTTTATGTATTTGTGTACGGGCGATTCTGGTATCTGCCATAATAGCAGCTGTAGAAAACAAGTAGAGTTTAAGGATGCCATGGCTTGCAACAAGGTTGGTCTGGTTTTTCAGTTTGAGCATAATAATGGTTGAGGGAGTCGAAATGTTTCAAACTGCCATGAGCTTTATAGTTTAAGAATGAGAAGGAAAATGAGCGGGAAAACGAAACCTTGACagatacttttttggtcatccgttttaaagaaattagtatttttataataataaaaaaaaatttaaaaacaaacatttttattaagaaattaGCTAATTACACTATACAAAAGTACTGTAATCCAAAGAACTTAAGATGTGTTTGAAAAAAGAGCTTTcctaaaacaaaaggaaaccaaACAATGATCACGTACACAATTGGCTTAACAAAATAGCATATATGgaataaaacttaaaacacATGTAGGTAGGTTTCTGCCTTCAATATACATTCCTATATTGAGCTACACTTCTAAATCCAAAGACTGGATTTATTGATACACTGACTTGAGATAGGAACAAGCAATACACCCTTCTCTTACATCCTTTTTCtcaaaagcaagaaaaattgTAGGATAAtgatacaaatacaaataccaATTTAATGCAAGTGATTGAGCTAAAATCACACCACTACTAGTTTAGTTGTGTAAGCGGTGACCGGGGTATAAGTGACGGTTTCAACTCCTTCACATCGAATGATTCGTATGAATGGTTTTCCCGGAATTCCTCAACAAGAGCTTCCATAGGCATGGCTCGAAGTGACTCAATCGTGCCCTTGCTTGGAACTTCTGGCTCAGTCTTTTCGGGTGTAGATCCACTAGGTTCATAATCCTACATATTAAACACCAAAGTCATGAACTGAATTGCAAATGCGCACATATACTAAACCAGTAGGATAAATTGCCAACCTCAGTTACTTTTCTTACATATCAGGCACAAAGTATGTCCACTTCATGAAGATAATCTTGAGTGATAAGTTCATTAatcctcatcatcataatGACAAGTTGTGAGAAAAAACAGCTTACCGCATACTGGTTCTGGAAGGTATCCCGTGCCCTCTCTTCAATTGATGCAGCTTGGCCAGAGTGATCCTCCCGAAAAGTCTCAAGGGTATTTGAATGAGCCttgatattctccaagatttCAGAAATAGATTCACGCTCCTGCTCATGCACACCTGTAGGAGGTTTCATAAATCGTATGCTTAGAAAACTTACATGAATCTTTATCTACATTTCATGACAACATTCCAATTTCATCATTGTTCAAATCGAAATGCATAAATCCCtaaagaaaacaaccaaattCTACAGTTATTATAACTGCATTATTTCTAAAATAGAAAAGTATATATAGCAAAGAAGCATAGTATATTGTAGGAGATACAACCCCCAGAgtatgaaacaaaacaattatttGTATGTCATCCACTCTCTCAGCCACTTTTCAAACCGCAAACATTTTGGAATGTGTACAACTAACAGGCACTTGATTACCAATTGGATCACGCTAACATTTCATTTACACAATTAAAACATTTATGAAAGAACACTGATCACAAACACATAAGCACAAATCATCTAAGCTGGACTGAGATTCAGAGTATTTGTGCAATCACCAGTTGATATATtagaataagaaaaacaaaaactcacaaTCAACATGCTGAATGACATCCTCACTATTCTTTGCCACATCTTGCTCAACTGCAGCCCTCACTGAATTGACCTCAACATCATGTTGCTCATTACAATCAGAAGCATTCCTGCACCAAAATATAATAGATTTAGAGCgatcaacaaacaaaatctaCACTTTGCATAGAACTGAAAACATGTCCCTATATTGTTTAACAAGAAGTGCCCTTTTTCTGTTAAGGTTAACATGCAATGTTCTTTCTCCTgtatatactttttttaaaagaacatTAAAGTGGGTTGCCCACACAAAATTTAGGCAAAGGCAACAAAAATCCTAATGAACAGGATGTGAAAAGGGTTTCCCCACCTGATAAGTGAAACCATGGCTGAAACATGTTTATTTCCCATATCATTCACAGAAGCCTGCGTCATTTTCCAGTGCTCCAAAGCTGAATCAACAGTACTTAcactaaacaaataaaaggaCAGAACAAACATCAAcattcaagaaaacaaagtaTATGGATCAAGACTCGATATATAACATAAAGCATTAACTTACCTTTTCTGTAAAAGAACCTCCATGCGACAATGCTTAGCAGCAGAATAATCAGCACCATCCTTAGCGTCATTCTCTGCTTGCATTGAAAATTccatccattttctttttgcatctGTGGCAATACCCTCCATGGAGGAAACATGACCATCCATGAAAGATTTGTCTGCAATGGCACTTTCTCTGAAACCAACAAGCTTGGAATCCACCTGGCAGTTCAACCAGCAATCATTTTGGAATGAGATTGAATACAAGCCTTAGTTTGAAAAactaataacaaaaataaaaaatcaacacAAACAAACCATCTCTTTTTGGCGACAAATGTGAATAGAGACTAAGCTAGAGATATCAGCAATAAGCTTCTCAGCATCAGATTTCGACTGCTCCTGTGTGGCACAAACACTTAGCATGTCAGCAAAATTCCAAGAAGACGCTACATATGTACAATAATTGTGTATACATACCTCATAAGCCTTCTGAAATTCagcaatactattcattttaatATCGCTCGTCTGTGCCACATGATCTTCAAGCCTCTTTGATTCTTCCAAAAGCTTGTGTAGGAATCCTTGAGAGTACTCAGAAATGTCCTTTGTTTGCTTAATACTAGAATGGAACCTCTGTTATACAAAATTTGCAGCAACTAAATAAGAAACTTTTATAAAAAGCAATTCAGAGAAATATAGGTGAGAAGCAAAGTTATTTTTCCATGCTATGCAAAATAGTTGATGCACAACATAGATTTTCATGCATGAACTTTATAAGAACCTCCAAAGCtaccaaaacttgaaaatgcAATACGGTACATGTCAGATCACGTACCTGTTTCAATTCCTTAGCAAAGGCTACCATTTCACCCTGCTGTGTCGAGAGACCACTCTGAAGATCCTCAAATATTGAAGCTGCTTCACCAGCGTCTGAAGCTAGAAACTGGTtacggaaaaataaataaataagctcGTTATCAATCAACAGAAGttgcaaaaataagaaaattaaaatggtgCAAAACTGATAAGTGCAACAGGTGAACTCCTTTGTTGCTACCTACTTCTTCAACAGAATTTGCATTAGAAGAAGCCAAAGATGAAATTTCCTCTAGAGCAGCATTAGAGCTCGCCTTGTGCAAACGCACAACGTTCTGCACTGCCTCAATATGAGAAAGATACAAAGTCCTTGAAGATGTCAATTTGTGCTTCATATCCATAATCGCCTAAAAGCAGGAAGTCCAAAACCATGAACACATCATtaaaacacaaaccaaaaagtaaacaaacataaagaaagagaaaactgTTGAAAACATTCAAACAATACCTTAACGTGTGCAGTTAAAAAAGAATGACAGAGGTTCTCAACACACTGAAGGTGCTCATTCTGACGAGACATTGATGTTGCCACCATCTGGCAAAGAGAACCAATTTGTTGGGCAAGATCTGCCTGGTAATTATTCACTACCAACCTATTATCAGCACTCAGCTTGTCCTCTCTACCTGCGCAGTATCACAtcataaaccaaaaattagaaaaatttagTCAATTTAGTAGACAATTAAAATAAGTTGAAAACTAATTTCTTAATGTACAACACGAACCAATTTTTAAGAACAAGGAAGCATTATCATGAAGTGCCTTCTCCAAGTCAGATTGCAACATGCATGCTTGATGAGCCAGGGCGCTTTCTGCCATGCATTCAATATATCAAAACAAACGACATAAACGCAGAAGACAATCAAATTCAAGAATTTAAGGATTCAGATATACCCGCTTTCTTCTGCTCAGAGATAATAAAATCCCTCTCTTTCAGAGCATATTGACATTTCATCAATTCTTCATCAGCCGTAGAAAGCAACTTAGTGGTATGATTCAAAGATTTCTGCAAAATTGTTTTTGCACTTAGTTTCAGAAtctacaaacaaacaaaaatccaCAACCAAGAATACAGTATATGGAAATATCTCACCTCAGTTGAATCGAGTTTGCCACTCAAATCATGACATTGTCGAACCTGGACATTATATTTCTCCTGCAACTCCTCAAATTGCTGTGTGTAACATCCCATATATGTAAAATTGAAGTTAGATATAACATAAAACCAGTAGAGTTCAGTGACTcataatttgaaaaacaagTATCATACAAACAAACCTTCTGATGGGTCTCTAGCATAACCCCCATATTCTCAATCTGATCAGCCATGGACTAGACACAAGAAAAAAGAGCATAAGTATATAGAAAATGGAATCCATAAGACCCCTCAGAAATAGATaatcaacaaaaaaggaaacaaaagctTGTATTTCAACATATATGGCAAGAGTTGCTTATCTAAGGACATAATAACTACCACCACCCTAGCAACAAGCAAAGAAGGGAGAAACGGAAAGTTAAGTTTCACAAAGCCAAAAGATAATTTCAAAAGCAGAAAGCAACTCTTGTATTCATAGAAATTGAATCAGGAGTTAACAATACCTCAAAAACACTATCAAACAGATCCAAATACCAATACGATCATTAAGAAACTGCAGGACAATGAAGTAATAATCACACCTTCCTTTCACTTTCCTCCTGATAGTAGCGCTCCTTTGGGATATAGACACCGTTCTTTTCACGTGCAGCATAAACCTCTGAACGCAATCACAATATTAGAACAATCACCTCAAGTTACACAGACAACTTTACTTAACAACTGGAATCCAAAGTGTCTGACCTGCCTTAAGCCGTTCAATTTCACCATAAAGATCCTTGATAAGAGTTGATTTCATCATTTTTTGATTTACCTACAAACAAccacaacaaaaataatttcaatagATAAAGATGCAACTCCTAATAATTTTATGAGACACTATACAATACTAAAGGATTTGACACATACCACAGATCACATACAACAATAGCATTGTGCaataacataaaaaagaatattgcAAAAAATTGAGCCTCATACGGCGATCATAGCTACAGTCTTCACAGAACACAGACAATTTGCTAAAACAGAATAACCATTCCTATAAGTTTGTAATAATGTACAAACTTCACAAAGAAAATGACTTGATTATTACATTTCTTCCAGTAACCAAAAAGCTTATAACTTTCTATGCACCCACAATCAACTTCCCCAAAACTATACAAACTTACCCAAAAAGGACATATTAGATCAACAAATTGTGAGTACCAGTATGGAATAACAAACCTCAGGtttatttcttatatttttcgCCCTGTGTGCATAATCCAGTGTACTCAAAGTTTCCTCCAGACAGTGCACAGCTGGCGAAACTGTAGCTATGATGCACGTCTTGGTTCTTCCTCCAAGTGAATCCCGAAGTAATCGTGTTAGCTTGCTATCCCTGATTCCAAATACAATCTGTTATCACAATTGAGAAGAACGAAGAACATAGGTATAAGGATAAAAAGTGCATGCAAACCTGTAAGGGATATGTCCAAGATGTTCCACCAGAGCATTGATTACTCGCCCTAAAGTCAGTAAACTTTTGTTGATTTCTCCGGCTTCCCTTGCACGACCCTAATAATTGTATAACACAAAATAAGAACAGTTTCAAGGATAGAATTAATAAAGCAATTCCCAATCACACTAGAAAAAACTAGAACAGTCAAACTAAATATTTGCACCTCTCGAGCACCCGAACGAGAGATATTTTCTGAGCCTGCCAAATCAACCAGATTCAACTTTCCACATTTGATCAACTCTTCACCTTCTGGGGTTGCTTCCTTAATGTGTATCGTGATGGAAAAGAGAGAATGTGACCGACTGAAtttaaaaaacgaaaaa
Proteins encoded in this region:
- the LOC18770336 gene encoding kinesin-like protein KIN-5C, which produces MSGRHDKEKGVNVQVLLRCRPFSDDELRSNAPQVITCNEYMREVAVSQNIAGKHIDRVFTFDKVFGPNAQQRDLYEQAVIPIVNEVLEGFNCTIFAYGQTGTGKTYTMEGECKRAKSGPKGELPPEAGVIPRAVQQIFDTLEGQNAEYSVKVTFLELYNEEITDLLAPEELSRVSLEEKQKKQLPLMEDGKGGVLVRGLEEEIVTSASEIFTLLERGSSKRRTAETLLNKQSSRSHSLFSITIHIKEATPEGEELIKCGKLNLVDLAGSENISRSGAREGRAREAGEINKSLLTLGRVINALVEHLGHIPYRDSKLTRLLRDSLGGRTKTCIIATVSPAVHCLEETLSTLDYAHRAKNIRNKPEVNQKMMKSTLIKDLYGEIERLKAEVYAAREKNGVYIPKERYYQEESERKSMADQIENMGVMLETHQKQFEELQEKYNVQVRQCHDLSGKLDSTEKSLNHTTKLLSTADEELMKCQYALKERDFIISEQKKAESALAHQACMLQSDLEKALHDNASLFLKIGREDKLSADNRLVVNNYQADLAQQIGSLCQMVATSMSRQNEHLQCVENLCHSFLTAHVKAIMDMKHKLTSSRTLYLSHIEAVQNVVRLHKASSNAALEEISSLASSNANSVEEFLASDAGEAASIFEDLQSGLSTQQGEMVAFAKELKQRFHSSIKQTKDISEYSQGFLHKLLEESKRLEDHVAQTSDIKMNSIAEFQKAYEEQSKSDAEKLIADISSLVSIHICRQKEMVDSKLVGFRESAIADKSFMDGHVSSMEGIATDAKRKWMEFSMQAENDAKDGADYSAAKHCRMEVLLQKSVSTVDSALEHWKMTQASVNDMGNKHVSAMVSLIRNASDCNEQHDVEVNSVRAAVEQDVAKNSEDVIQHVDCVHEQERESISEILENIKAHSNTLETFREDHSGQAASIEERARDTFQNQYADYEPSGSTPEKTEPEVPSKGTIESLRAMPMEALVEEFRENHSYESFDVKELKPSLIPRSPLTQLN